From Priestia filamentosa, a single genomic window includes:
- a CDS encoding zinc-dependent alcohol dehydrogenase, with product MKKLVAVKPREAALIDYKDRPIEKNEVKIQVKFASPKHGTEVIDFRGITPFIGEHFSEEWRMFMPREEGSTPGIVFGEFQLGNMVVGEISEIGKEVTEYKVGETVCTYGPIMETVIVNTIDNHRLRKMPDEAKWQNAVCYDPAQFAMSGVRDANVRAGDYVVVVGLGAIGQIAIQLAKKAGASIVVGIDPISHRCDIALRNGADVCLDPTSCDVGYEVKKLTNKIGADSIIETSGNAAALQAALRGIAYGGTISYVAFTKPFPEGLNFGREAHFNNAKIVFSRAASEPNPDYPRWNRKRIEDTCWELLMNGYINCEDIIDPIVSFEESAEAYMEYVDQRPELSIKMGIEYKK from the coding sequence ATGAAAAAATTAGTTGCTGTAAAACCAAGAGAAGCTGCATTAATAGACTATAAAGATCGTCCTATTGAAAAAAATGAAGTGAAGATTCAGGTTAAGTTTGCCTCACCTAAACACGGGACAGAAGTTATCGATTTTCGTGGCATTACCCCATTTATAGGGGAACATTTCTCTGAAGAATGGCGAATGTTCATGCCAAGAGAGGAAGGATCAACACCAGGAATTGTATTTGGTGAATTCCAATTAGGAAATATGGTTGTCGGAGAAATTAGTGAAATTGGTAAAGAAGTTACGGAATATAAAGTAGGAGAAACAGTTTGTACGTATGGTCCAATTATGGAAACGGTCATTGTAAATACGATTGATAACCACAGATTACGTAAAATGCCTGATGAAGCCAAGTGGCAAAACGCTGTATGTTACGATCCCGCACAATTTGCAATGAGTGGGGTACGTGATGCCAATGTTCGTGCGGGTGACTATGTAGTAGTTGTTGGATTAGGTGCAATTGGTCAAATTGCTATCCAATTAGCAAAAAAAGCGGGAGCAAGCATTGTTGTAGGTATTGATCCAATTAGTCATCGCTGTGATATCGCTCTTCGTAATGGAGCAGATGTTTGTTTAGACCCAACTTCATGTGACGTGGGCTATGAAGTGAAGAAACTAACTAATAAAATTGGTGCCGATTCAATTATTGAAACAAGTGGAAATGCTGCGGCTCTTCAGGCTGCATTAAGAGGAATTGCTTACGGTGGAACAATTTCTTATGTTGCATTTACTAAGCCTTTTCCAGAAGGATTAAACTTTGGGCGTGAAGCCCATTTTAATAACGCTAAAATTGTATTTTCTCGAGCGGCAAGCGAACCGAATCCTGATTACCCGCGATGGAATAGAAAACGCATCGAAGATACATGTTGGGAATTATTGATGAACGGTTACATTAATTGTGAAGATATCATTGATCCAATTGTTTCATTTGAAGAAAGTGCCGAGGCTTACATGGAATACGTAGATCAGCGTCCTGAGCTAAGTATTAAAATGGGAATAGAATATAAAAAATAG
- a CDS encoding carbohydrate ABC transporter permease: MASNKKNKTIKVLTFYVGLISLLIVSLFPFFIMLMTSFKSSKEAVATNPTLLPKDWTLQHYIDIFDPDIFPYLAYFKNSLLVSLTAAGLSVLIGVFGAYALSRLNFKGRVTINASFYTVYMFSGILLVVPLFKIIAGLGLYDTKTALIITMIVQTLPTAIFMLRSYFDTIPGDLEEAAMIDGLNRVQIIFYIIIPLSISGIISVFVYSFMVAWNDYLFASIFLSDSANFTLPIGLNALFSTPDYIWGRMMAASLVTALPVVIMYAISERFIKGNLTAGGVKG; encoded by the coding sequence ATGGCTAGTAATAAGAAAAACAAGACGATAAAAGTGTTAACTTTTTACGTGGGTCTCATTTCGCTTCTAATTGTTTCTTTATTTCCTTTTTTTATTATGCTTATGACATCTTTTAAGAGTTCAAAGGAAGCTGTTGCCACAAATCCAACACTACTTCCAAAAGACTGGACGTTACAACACTATATAGATATCTTCGACCCTGATATCTTCCCATATTTAGCTTACTTTAAAAACAGTTTATTAGTTTCACTAACTGCGGCAGGATTGTCCGTTTTAATTGGTGTGTTTGGAGCTTACGCTTTATCGAGATTAAATTTCAAAGGCAGAGTAACAATCAATGCGAGTTTTTATACTGTTTATATGTTCTCAGGTATTTTACTTGTCGTGCCTTTATTTAAAATCATAGCTGGTCTTGGTTTATACGATACGAAGACAGCTTTAATTATTACGATGATTGTACAAACACTACCGACTGCCATTTTTATGTTAAGAAGTTATTTTGATACGATTCCTGGTGATCTTGAAGAAGCAGCTATGATTGATGGATTAAATAGAGTACAGATTATTTTCTATATTATTATTCCTTTATCCATCTCAGGAATCATATCGGTATTTGTTTATTCATTCATGGTTGCATGGAATGATTATTTATTTGCATCCATTTTCTTATCAGATTCTGCAAATTTCACTTTGCCAATTGGCTTAAACGCATTGTTCAGTACGCCAGACTATATATGGGGACGAATGATGGCTGCTTCACTAGTAACAGCACTGCCAGTTGTGATTATGTATGCAATTTCCGAGCGCTTTATTAAAGGTAACTTAACTGCAGGCGGAGTGAAAGGTTAA
- a CDS encoding carbohydrate ABC transporter permease, which produces MKTIKREKSDLKLAVVLLAPSIFLLLLLVAYPMISNIQISFFDQPINQRLDATFVDLNNYINILSDVEFFKSLGITISYTVLAVGGSTALGLVVALFFNRPFKFRKTARSLIILSYVTPSISLVFAWKYMFNNGYGIVNYLGGDVLHLFDQAPLWFDNPVSSFILVVLFAIWRYFPYAFISFLAILQTVDSSLYEAAEIDGAGIWNKFKIVTLPAIMPVLLTVITLRSIWLFYMFTDVFLLTNKVNILGIYLYETAFAFNDLGKAASISVILFIILFIVIMVARKRVNLNGNG; this is translated from the coding sequence ATGAAAACAATAAAAAGAGAGAAATCAGATTTGAAGTTGGCAGTTGTTTTACTTGCTCCAAGTATCTTTTTATTACTATTGCTTGTTGCTTATCCGATGATTTCTAACATCCAAATTAGTTTCTTTGATCAACCTATTAATCAACGGTTAGATGCGACTTTTGTGGATTTGAATAACTATATTAATATTCTATCAGATGTTGAATTTTTCAAATCACTAGGAATTACAATTTCTTATACTGTTCTTGCCGTAGGCGGAAGCACAGCATTGGGATTGGTGGTTGCGTTATTCTTTAATCGACCATTTAAGTTTCGTAAGACAGCACGTTCATTAATTATTTTATCTTATGTTACACCTTCCATTTCTTTAGTATTTGCTTGGAAGTATATGTTTAATAATGGTTACGGTATTGTGAATTATTTAGGAGGAGATGTACTTCATTTATTTGATCAAGCACCTCTTTGGTTTGACAATCCTGTGAGTAGCTTTATATTAGTCGTGCTTTTTGCAATATGGAGATATTTCCCTTATGCATTCATTTCATTCTTAGCCATCCTTCAGACTGTAGATTCTTCATTATATGAAGCTGCTGAAATTGATGGAGCGGGAATATGGAATAAATTCAAAATTGTTACTTTACCAGCAATTATGCCAGTATTATTAACTGTTATTACTTTACGTTCCATTTGGTTATTCTACATGTTTACAGATGTATTTTTATTAACGAATAAAGTGAATATACTGGGAATTTATTTGTATGAAACAGCATTTGCTTTTAACGATCTAGGAAAAGCTGCCTCAATCTCAGTAATTCTGTTTATCATTCTGTTTATCGTAATTATGGTAGCAAGAAAGCGAGTGAATTTAAATGGCAATGGCTAG
- a CDS encoding ABC transporter substrate-binding protein, translated as MIKKSFIIILFLVLAMALSACKGKDVGENGEIIIEFMHSSVEQERLDVIDKLVAKFEEENPMIKIKQVPVEEDTYNTKVVTLASAGELPAVIEVGQDYAKVMDKDQLIDKDSVANILDQVGKENYYEGALNLVKTEDGKSFTGVPLSGWVQGIWYNKKMLAEKNFKEPKNWDDVLTIAKAFTDKSNKKYGIALPTIEGAFSEQAFSQFALSNNANVLDAKGNLTINTLEMKEALEFYKELSDYTMPGSNDTTEVKDAFMNGTAPMAVYSTYILPAVFEEGNANNIGFAIPTEKTKAVFGTVSALTVSSGLEEKQKEAAEKFVAYMSQPENMTSWVLMSPGGSQPVNKLVTDNPDFQENEVVKSFGELSSEIAASFEDIQVFGLVDGKNYVKMGDITNSGEIPQLINNITVGRKHIENELKGADKAIKAVLEDR; from the coding sequence ATGATAAAAAAAAGCTTTATCATCATTCTCTTTTTAGTGCTAGCAATGGCATTATCTGCTTGCAAAGGAAAAGATGTAGGTGAGAACGGAGAAATAATTATTGAATTTATGCATTCATCAGTAGAACAAGAGCGTTTAGATGTAATTGACAAACTGGTAGCTAAATTTGAAGAAGAAAATCCAATGATAAAAATTAAACAAGTTCCTGTCGAAGAGGATACTTATAATACAAAGGTAGTGACATTAGCGAGTGCTGGAGAATTGCCTGCAGTAATTGAGGTTGGACAAGACTATGCAAAAGTAATGGACAAAGATCAACTTATCGATAAAGATTCTGTTGCAAACATTTTAGATCAAGTAGGAAAAGAAAATTACTATGAGGGTGCTCTGAACTTAGTTAAAACAGAAGATGGTAAAAGCTTCACAGGTGTTCCATTAAGTGGATGGGTGCAAGGTATCTGGTATAACAAAAAAATGTTAGCTGAAAAAAACTTTAAAGAGCCTAAAAATTGGGATGACGTACTTACAATTGCAAAAGCCTTTACGGATAAAAGTAATAAAAAATACGGGATCGCTTTGCCAACAATCGAAGGTGCATTCTCAGAGCAGGCATTTTCTCAATTTGCTTTATCAAATAATGCCAATGTGTTAGATGCAAAAGGGAATTTAACTATTAATACCTTAGAGATGAAAGAAGCATTGGAGTTTTATAAAGAATTATCGGATTATACTATGCCAGGTTCTAATGATACGACAGAAGTTAAAGATGCATTTATGAATGGAACTGCACCAATGGCTGTATATTCAACCTATATACTACCAGCAGTTTTTGAAGAGGGAAATGCAAATAATATTGGATTTGCAATCCCAACTGAAAAAACAAAAGCTGTTTTTGGAACCGTTTCTGCGTTAACCGTTTCTTCAGGATTAGAAGAGAAACAAAAAGAAGCAGCGGAGAAATTTGTTGCTTACATGTCCCAACCTGAAAATATGACATCCTGGGTGTTAATGTCTCCTGGTGGATCACAACCTGTTAATAAACTAGTAACTGATAATCCTGATTTTCAGGAAAATGAAGTTGTTAAATCTTTTGGTGAACTTTCAAGTGAGATTGCGGCATCGTTTGAAGATATTCAAGTCTTTGGCTTAGTAGACGGTAAAAACTATGTGAAGATGGGTGATATAACTAATTCAGGAGAAATACCCCAATTAATTAATAATATCACCGTTGGTAGGAAACATATAGAAAATGAACTTAAGGGTGCAGATAAAGCAATCAAAGCGGTATTAGAAGATCGATAA
- a CDS encoding alpha-amylase family glycosyl hydrolase: protein MKKMKKRLEFIYSNQNIENILTSMKERITETKTKSLKRRKQDWDQEDVVLITYGDQFYEKNIPTLKSFKNIFDSYLEDKFEIVHLLPFYPYSSDDGFSVIDYKKVNPILGDWKEIEKLSHSTRIMFDDVCNHISAKSDWFQEYLKGNPKYENFFTEMDPNVDLSAVTRPRATPVLTKFTLENGEEKYIWTTFSEDQIDLNFSNPQVLLKMVDVLLFYIEQGAEYIRLDAIGFMWKEIGTTCIHHEKTHEIVKLFRDVVDEVAKGTVIITETNVPHKDNVSYFGNGNDEAHMVYQFPLPPLVLYSIHNGNGSALSDWARQLPPTSSDTTFFNFLASHDGIGVNPIRGIIPEEEILLMIEDLKEEGALVSYKKNSDGSESPYEINVTYLDALNKKADDDLIRVKRFLVAHSILLTLPGVPAVYIQSILGSRNDYEGVSKTGMNRSINRQKYDMNEIENELTNTDTLRNMVFTELTDIIQKRKNEALFHPNVKMEVLDLGEKVFAFKRVNEQKENLWVIHNLTNAMVNCDLTGNFVNIITGEKVELDNSVSLKPYEFLWLKAVNGED from the coding sequence ATGAAAAAAATGAAAAAACGGCTTGAGTTTATTTATAGTAATCAAAATATTGAGAATATTTTGACCAGTATGAAAGAGAGAATTACTGAAACTAAAACTAAATCTCTTAAACGAAGAAAGCAAGATTGGGATCAAGAGGATGTTGTACTTATTACGTATGGTGATCAATTTTATGAAAAAAACATACCTACCTTAAAATCGTTTAAAAATATATTTGATAGTTATTTAGAAGACAAATTTGAAATTGTTCATCTCTTACCTTTTTATCCGTATTCATCTGATGATGGGTTTTCTGTGATAGATTATAAAAAAGTTAATCCTATACTAGGGGATTGGAAAGAGATAGAAAAATTATCTCATTCAACAAGAATTATGTTTGATGATGTATGTAATCATATCTCCGCTAAAAGTGATTGGTTTCAAGAGTATTTAAAAGGTAATCCCAAATATGAAAATTTTTTTACAGAAATGGATCCTAATGTTGATTTGAGTGCGGTTACAAGACCGAGAGCTACTCCTGTATTAACCAAATTTACTTTGGAAAATGGTGAGGAAAAGTACATATGGACGACATTTAGTGAAGACCAAATCGATTTAAATTTTAGTAATCCGCAGGTCCTTTTAAAAATGGTTGATGTATTACTTTTTTATATAGAACAAGGTGCTGAATATATTCGCTTAGATGCAATCGGATTTATGTGGAAAGAGATTGGGACTACATGTATTCATCATGAAAAAACACATGAAATTGTAAAACTATTCAGGGATGTTGTAGATGAGGTGGCAAAAGGAACAGTAATCATTACTGAAACGAATGTACCTCATAAGGATAATGTTTCTTATTTCGGAAATGGTAATGATGAAGCTCATATGGTATATCAGTTTCCACTACCGCCATTAGTTCTATATTCAATTCATAATGGAAATGGAAGCGCTCTCTCAGATTGGGCAAGACAACTTCCTCCAACAAGTAGCGATACAACTTTCTTCAACTTTTTAGCTTCTCATGATGGAATTGGAGTAAACCCAATCCGTGGAATAATACCTGAAGAAGAAATACTTTTAATGATTGAGGACTTGAAAGAAGAAGGTGCATTAGTTTCTTACAAAAAAAATTCAGATGGAAGTGAAAGTCCGTACGAAATAAATGTGACATATTTAGATGCTTTAAATAAAAAAGCGGATGATGATTTAATTCGTGTTAAACGATTTTTAGTTGCACATTCCATTCTATTAACTCTTCCGGGTGTTCCAGCTGTTTATATACAAAGCATACTTGGCTCACGAAATGACTATGAGGGCGTTTCAAAAACGGGAATGAATCGCTCTATTAACCGACAAAAGTATGATATGAACGAAATTGAAAATGAATTAACGAATACGGATACATTAAGAAACATGGTATTTACTGAACTGACAGACATCATCCAAAAACGAAAAAATGAGGCCCTTTTCCACCCAAATGTAAAAATGGAGGTATTGGACTTGGGTGAAAAAGTATTCGCTTTCAAACGTGTGAATGAACAAAAGGAAAACCTTTGGGTTATTCATAATTTGACGAATGCCATGGTGAATTGTGATCTAACCGGCAATTTCGTAAATATTATTACTGGGGAAAAGGTAGAATTAGACAATTCTGTATCTTTAAAACCATATGAGTTTTTATGGTTAAAGGCAGTTAATGGGGAGGATTAA
- a CDS encoding LacI family DNA-binding transcriptional regulator → MKHTIYDIARVAQVSKSTVSRVLNNQTNISDEARYRVLKAIEELDYQPNKLARALSVGFDAILIVSRSSKTTENNPFFSEIINIISTKAEEENFDVILQNSKNSKDEVKKCITKIREKMIKGIIMLSSPVNEDFFQQLDVFNIPIVVIGKVEGSYTNIYSVDTNNYQDSYELTKYLIEQGHRDIACFHSPLEYHVSIDRLEGYKGCMKDNNLPLHNDWIINSGFNVDSAFNAAKKLLLSDHRPSAVFATDDLKVLSIYKAAADIGITIPADLSIVGYSNSSFSPYLSPSLTSVEIPVKKLGDIGTDILFKKIKGDKSLVISKVVTTERIINNSVKTI, encoded by the coding sequence TTGAAGCACACTATTTATGATATCGCCCGTGTCGCACAGGTTTCAAAATCTACTGTTTCTCGTGTGTTAAACAATCAAACCAATATATCTGATGAAGCCCGGTATCGTGTTTTAAAGGCAATTGAAGAATTAGACTATCAACCAAATAAATTAGCCAGGGCTCTTTCTGTTGGTTTTGATGCTATTTTAATTGTCTCTAGATCATCAAAAACTACTGAAAATAATCCGTTTTTTTCTGAAATCATTAATATAATCTCTACCAAAGCCGAAGAAGAAAACTTCGATGTTATATTACAAAATTCAAAAAATAGTAAAGATGAAGTTAAAAAATGTATTACTAAAATACGAGAAAAAATGATTAAAGGGATTATTATGTTAAGTTCTCCAGTAAATGAGGATTTTTTTCAACAACTAGATGTATTTAATATTCCTATTGTTGTTATTGGAAAAGTAGAAGGAAGTTATACTAATATCTATTCTGTGGATACAAATAACTACCAAGATAGTTATGAGTTAACAAAATACTTAATTGAACAAGGACATAGAGATATTGCATGCTTTCATTCTCCACTTGAGTATCACGTTTCAATTGATCGATTGGAAGGCTATAAAGGTTGCATGAAAGATAATAATTTGCCACTACACAATGATTGGATTATTAATAGCGGTTTTAACGTAGATAGTGCATTTAACGCTGCGAAAAAATTATTGCTAAGTGACCATCGACCCTCAGCAGTATTTGCTACAGATGATTTAAAGGTTTTGAGTATTTATAAAGCTGCTGCGGACATTGGAATAACTATACCTGCTGATTTATCAATTGTAGGTTATAGTAATTCAAGTTTCTCGCCATATTTATCCCCCTCTTTAACGAGTGTAGAAATACCAGTTAAAAAGCTTGGAGATATTGGAACAGACATTCTTTTTAAAAAAATTAAAGGGGATAAGTCATTAGTAATAAGTAAAGTGGTAACTACAGAAAGGATTATTAATAATTCAGTAAAAACTATATAG
- a CDS encoding S-layer homology domain-containing protein codes for MKKFVRLFLVLSLLIAAALPFQRAEASTTFKDVNLYKKEILFLANKSIIKGYKDGTFKPEASIKRLQAVQMLLRAKGIKDFNAKDPGFADVKKGDYGYEEIAKSVELGIISGKTDPHTGKKYFNPWDTLTRGQMAKILSLSYNIKGSTLSEFSDVPNSNDFYTYINALAYNNITTGYADNTFKPYQSLSRQHFSVFLARTLQPSFKDNGANRFVTAGLKLNPRKTFVYKYPSDNYTETWRYGGKDEFGEKWTASGSEGKEYYSYRENNKGLDFGIQNSEILLTIPYPLKQNTKWTYQLYEGDPVTNYVVTSMNKTITTPAATFKNTIEIKDYDGIYYYYVQGLGLVLVVDASHQPSERIFELQKVY; via the coding sequence GTGAAAAAGTTCGTTCGTCTATTTCTAGTTTTAAGTCTTCTTATTGCAGCAGCCTTGCCTTTTCAGCGTGCAGAAGCTAGCACTACCTTTAAAGATGTGAATCTTTACAAGAAAGAGATTCTTTTCCTTGCTAATAAAAGTATTATTAAAGGATATAAAGATGGAACATTTAAGCCTGAAGCATCAATCAAAAGACTTCAAGCCGTACAAATGCTTCTTCGAGCAAAAGGAATAAAAGATTTCAACGCCAAGGATCCAGGATTTGCAGATGTAAAAAAAGGCGACTATGGGTATGAAGAAATTGCAAAGTCTGTAGAACTTGGCATTATCTCTGGGAAAACAGACCCTCATACTGGAAAGAAATATTTTAATCCGTGGGATACGCTCACAAGAGGTCAAATGGCAAAAATACTAAGTCTTTCGTACAATATTAAAGGCTCAACGCTTAGCGAGTTTTCCGATGTTCCAAATTCAAATGACTTTTATACGTATATTAATGCTCTAGCATACAATAATATTACAACTGGTTATGCTGATAATACATTCAAGCCTTATCAATCTCTTTCGCGTCAACATTTTTCGGTCTTTTTAGCTCGCACACTTCAACCTTCTTTTAAAGACAATGGTGCTAATCGCTTTGTAACAGCTGGATTGAAATTAAATCCTCGTAAAACATTTGTCTATAAATATCCAAGCGATAACTATACAGAAACTTGGAGATATGGAGGAAAAGATGAATTTGGAGAGAAATGGACAGCAAGCGGAAGTGAAGGAAAAGAATATTATTCATATCGTGAAAATAACAAAGGATTAGATTTTGGTATCCAAAATTCTGAAATTCTCCTTACAATCCCATATCCACTAAAGCAAAATACAAAGTGGACTTATCAACTTTACGAAGGTGACCCTGTTACAAACTACGTTGTAACTTCTATGAACAAAACAATCACAACACCTGCTGCTACATTTAAAAATACTATTGAAATTAAAGACTATGATGGCATTTACTATTACTATGTTCAAGGACTTGGCCTTGTCTTAGTTGTAGATGCTTCACATCAACCATCTGAACGAATCTTTGAACTACAAAAAGTATATTGA
- a CDS encoding YbaK/EbsC family protein, translating into MSIEKVKSYFANYGMENKIIQLKESSATVELAAQALGCEPERIAKTLSFRVGEEVVLIVAAGDAKIDNRKYREEFETKAKMLSANEVEPLTGHRIGGVCPFAVNEGVSVYLDQSLQRFQTVFPACGSGNSAIELTIEQLEEYSKYIKWIDVCKGWEN; encoded by the coding sequence ATGTCAATTGAAAAAGTAAAGTCTTATTTTGCGAACTACGGAATGGAGAATAAAATAATTCAGCTCAAGGAATCAAGTGCAACAGTAGAACTAGCAGCACAAGCACTAGGGTGTGAGCCAGAGAGAATTGCTAAAACTCTTTCTTTCCGAGTTGGAGAAGAAGTTGTATTAATTGTAGCTGCTGGAGATGCTAAAATTGACAATCGAAAATACCGCGAAGAATTTGAAACAAAAGCAAAAATGTTGAGCGCAAATGAAGTTGAGCCTCTAACAGGGCATAGAATTGGCGGAGTGTGCCCATTTGCTGTAAATGAAGGGGTGTCAGTCTATTTAGATCAGTCACTTCAACGTTTTCAAACAGTATTTCCTGCATGCGGGAGCGGAAACAGTGCAATCGAGCTAACGATAGAACAATTAGAAGAGTATTCAAAATATATAAAATGGATAGATGTTTGTAAAGGATGGGAGAATTAA
- a CDS encoding DMT family transporter yields MSYRMRANLMMVGVNVFWGLSYVFMKMGLDSLESFNIIALRCLLAFLIAGGFFYRRLLKAKLSTVLFSFLLGMMLFLVFSSVTFGVGMTSASSAGFLVSLTVIFVPILHCLIIRKLPSLPISLGVLFSLTGIGILTLKGSLSINTGDALCIGTALCYAIHILLTGKLTKGEDSITLGVLQLGFAGGIALLFSLIFEDPSLPSTGESWVAILGLGIFCSAVGFICQAVAQRYTTPTHTSLIFATEPIFAALFAVLFLNEVFTLRDAAGAFIIICGILIAQMNSFSFNKKDWIYRRRWRKRESNL; encoded by the coding sequence ATGAGTTATAGAATGAGAGCCAATCTAATGATGGTTGGAGTTAATGTATTCTGGGGACTTTCCTATGTTTTTATGAAAATGGGGCTAGATTCCCTTGAATCTTTTAACATTATTGCGCTTCGATGTTTACTCGCATTCCTGATTGCAGGAGGCTTTTTTTATCGAAGGCTATTAAAAGCGAAACTAAGCACGGTGTTGTTTTCATTTTTACTTGGTATGATGCTATTTCTTGTTTTTTCTTCCGTTACGTTTGGAGTAGGAATGACCTCGGCATCTAGCGCAGGTTTTCTCGTTAGTCTTACAGTCATATTTGTTCCTATTCTTCACTGTCTAATCATTAGAAAACTGCCGTCTCTGCCCATTTCTCTCGGCGTTTTATTTTCTTTAACAGGGATTGGCATTCTAACGTTAAAAGGCTCATTAAGCATTAATACAGGAGATGCTTTATGCATAGGCACAGCACTATGCTATGCTATTCATATTCTCTTAACAGGAAAATTAACAAAAGGAGAAGATTCTATAACACTTGGTGTGCTTCAGCTCGGATTTGCAGGAGGAATTGCTCTTCTGTTCAGTCTGATTTTTGAAGATCCTTCACTTCCTTCAACAGGAGAGAGCTGGGTCGCCATTTTAGGACTGGGAATATTCTGTAGTGCAGTAGGATTTATTTGTCAAGCAGTAGCACAGCGCTATACAACACCAACGCATACGAGTTTGATTTTTGCGACTGAGCCTATTTTTGCAGCGTTGTTCGCCGTTCTTTTCTTAAATGAGGTATTCACATTAAGAGATGCTGCAGGCGCATTTATTATCATATGTGGAATTTTAATTGCCCAAATGAACAGTTTTTCTTTTAATAAAAAGGATTGGATTTATAGAAGAAGATGGCGCAAGCGAGAATCTAATCTTTGA
- a CDS encoding LysR family transcriptional regulator: MSLVKFEIFSKIAEVGSFTKAADSLQLTQSAVSHAITSLEKEFELTLINRNKTGVTLTNAGEHLLFTIRKVLHYNEKVYQEAASLNGLSKGTIKIGIFTSVSMKWLPDIIKIMEAKYPAIHIELKEGDYFEIEQWLLSGEIDCGFVNITQSNQFDIMPLKNDPLLCIVSNQSELYNKPVVTFEDLKKVDFIMPSYGGSHDVKRLFEAYNVQPNIRFELMEETAIMSMISHHLGISILPEMVLDSLPKQLRAIPLEVNSYRSIGLATRYNLSPAGRKFAEITKDWLSGKEQ, from the coding sequence ATGAGCTTAGTTAAATTTGAGATTTTCAGCAAAATTGCTGAAGTTGGAAGTTTCACTAAAGCGGCTGATTCTTTACAATTGACGCAGTCTGCGGTTAGTCATGCCATCACAAGCTTAGAAAAAGAGTTTGAACTTACTCTTATCAACCGTAATAAAACGGGCGTTACACTAACAAATGCAGGTGAACACCTTCTCTTCACTATTCGAAAAGTATTGCACTACAATGAAAAAGTATATCAAGAAGCCGCTAGTCTTAATGGACTTTCAAAAGGAACGATTAAAATCGGGATATTTACGAGTGTATCAATGAAATGGCTTCCTGATATTATTAAAATAATGGAGGCAAAATATCCTGCTATTCATATTGAGTTGAAAGAAGGAGATTATTTCGAAATTGAGCAATGGCTATTAAGTGGAGAAATTGACTGTGGGTTTGTCAATATTACACAATCAAATCAGTTTGACATTATGCCCTTAAAAAATGACCCTTTGCTATGTATTGTTTCTAATCAAAGTGAACTATACAACAAACCTGTTGTAACATTTGAAGACCTTAAAAAAGTCGACTTTATCATGCCCTCATATGGTGGCTCTCATGATGTAAAACGACTGTTTGAAGCATATAATGTTCAACCAAATATTCGATTTGAACTTATGGAAGAAACCGCTATTATGTCGATGATTAGTCATCATTTAGGGATAAGCATTCTTCCCGAGATGGTACTTGATTCTCTCCCAAAACAGCTACGTGCAATTCCCCTTGAAGTAAATAGCTATCGGTCCATTGGCCTTGCGACTCGCTATAACCTATCACCTGCAGGCCGAAAATTTGCAGAAATTACAAAAGATTGGCTAAGTGGTAAAGAACAATGA